One segment of Methylotenera versatilis 79 DNA contains the following:
- a CDS encoding paraquat-inducible protein A yields MHEITYLIACEQCDAVFQKLSLANGEIARCTRCGAEMDRNAQGRRNHLLPLTIASLIMFLIANTFPIVEMELQGLHSQTTLIGAVLSLTTEGISLVALLVLATTILFPFMQMLILFYLLVPSPDPHSRPGFSPLIRLMQTLRPWGMVEVFMLGVLVALIKLSNMATIIPGIALWAFCLLTVMLTVVVSFNPRYLWQLEDSAQEAA; encoded by the coding sequence ATGCATGAAATCACCTACCTGATTGCCTGTGAGCAGTGTGACGCGGTGTTTCAAAAACTGTCACTTGCTAATGGCGAAATTGCCCGTTGCACGCGCTGTGGTGCGGAAATGGATCGCAACGCACAAGGTCGGCGTAACCATCTTTTGCCATTAACAATCGCCAGCCTTATCATGTTTCTTATTGCCAATACTTTCCCAATCGTGGAAATGGAGCTGCAAGGCTTGCATAGCCAGACGACTTTGATTGGCGCGGTATTGTCGTTAACCACCGAAGGCATTTCACTGGTGGCGTTGCTGGTGTTAGCAACCACTATTTTGTTTCCGTTTATGCAGATGCTTATCTTGTTTTACCTGTTGGTACCTTCGCCTGATCCGCACAGCCGTCCTGGTTTTAGCCCGTTGATACGTCTTATGCAGACATTACGGCCTTGGGGAATGGTTGAGGTTTTCATGCTGGGCGTGTTGGTCGCGCTTATTAAGCTATCGAATATGGCGACAATCATTCCTGGCATTGCTTTGTGGGCATTCTGTTTGTTAACCGTCATGCTCACGGTCGTCGTGTCATTTAATCCGCGCTATCTGTGGCAGTTGGAAGATTCTGCGCAAGAAGCCGCTTAA
- a CDS encoding thiol:disulfide interchange protein DsbA/DsbL, translating to MKKFLSILMLLLSTSVLADPKPGAEFDAVAQQITTDVPAKIEVMEVFWYGCIHCYQMEAPLNAWVKKLPADVYFKRMPALPRADWAPMAKAYFAMETLGIQEKLHAQLFDAVHKQKVLNPTDEKAAIDWITKASGLDKVKVEQAFKSFTINTNLNRAAQVFRASGATGVPSLVIDGKYITSSTMSGGNPEALKVADYIIENVRKEKATQTTKAPAVKK from the coding sequence ATGAAAAAGTTTTTAAGTATATTAATGCTGTTGTTAAGTACATCTGTTTTAGCTGACCCAAAACCAGGTGCAGAATTTGATGCGGTTGCACAACAAATTACCACTGACGTACCTGCCAAAATTGAAGTGATGGAAGTTTTTTGGTATGGCTGCATTCATTGCTATCAAATGGAAGCGCCATTAAATGCCTGGGTAAAAAAATTACCAGCGGATGTTTATTTTAAACGTATGCCTGCGCTGCCACGTGCCGATTGGGCGCCGATGGCAAAAGCTTATTTTGCGATGGAAACATTAGGCATTCAAGAGAAATTACACGCGCAATTGTTTGATGCAGTGCATAAACAAAAAGTGTTGAACCCAACTGACGAAAAAGCAGCGATTGATTGGATCACTAAAGCCAGTGGTTTAGATAAAGTTAAAGTAGAACAAGCCTTTAAATCATTCACCATTAACACTAACTTAAATCGTGCCGCACAAGTTTTCCGTGCATCTGGTGCAACTGGTGTACCAAGTTTGGTGATCGATGGTAAATATATTACCTCTAGCACCATGAGTGGCGGCAACCCAGAAGCGCTAAAAGTGGCTGATTACATTATTGAAAATGTACGTAAAGAAAAAGCAACTCAAACTACAAAAGCACCTGCCGTAAAAAAATAG
- a CDS encoding paraquat-inducible protein A: protein MQDSETNIDDIALKNKVKYTTPRYDSDDFDLANFDTARSLGILTCHQCSKLWKGAQQGEHCPHCNATLHIRKPDSINRTWALLIAACILYIPANMMPVMITSTFFDTHQDTILSGIIFFWISGEWGLAAVVFIASFLVPLLKLTSLFILLVTAQKKSDWRRLERAKLYRMVELIGRWSMLDVFVVSLLVGLVQIQGFAQITAGVGIVAFGAVVVLTMLASLSFDPRLIWDTANSATTKSQTPTPLITNSNNDSPNNDMAKESTT, encoded by the coding sequence ATGCAAGATTCTGAAACAAATATTGACGATATTGCCTTAAAAAATAAGGTTAAGTACACAACTCCACGTTACGATAGCGACGATTTTGATTTGGCAAACTTCGACACGGCCCGCAGTTTAGGTATATTGACTTGCCATCAATGCAGCAAACTGTGGAAAGGCGCGCAGCAAGGCGAGCATTGCCCACATTGCAACGCGACACTACATATTCGCAAGCCTGATAGCATCAACCGCACTTGGGCGCTGCTGATTGCCGCATGCATCTTGTATATTCCAGCGAATATGATGCCCGTGATGATTACCAGCACGTTCTTTGACACGCATCAAGATACGATTCTCAGTGGCATTATATTTTTCTGGATATCTGGTGAATGGGGACTGGCAGCTGTGGTATTTATCGCCAGCTTTCTGGTGCCGTTGCTTAAGCTAACATCTTTGTTTATATTACTAGTCACCGCACAAAAAAAGAGCGATTGGCGGCGTTTAGAGCGGGCAAAGTTATATCGCATGGTAGAGCTCATCGGCCGTTGGTCTATGCTGGATGTGTTTGTCGTATCGCTACTCGTTGGTTTGGTACAGATTCAAGGGTTTGCCCAGATAACAGCTGGCGTGGGCATTGTGGCTTTTGGCGCAGTGGTCGTGTTAACCATGCTTGCCTCGCTTAGCTTTGATCCACGTCTGATTTGGGATACTGCAAATTCTGCGACCACGAAGTCGCAAACACCAACGCCACTGATTACCAATAGCAATAACGACTCGCCTAATAACGACATGGCCAAAGAAAGTACAACATGA
- a CDS encoding SDR family oxidoreductase, with product MQKIFITGASSGIGQALAHEYAKRYQHAGCIIGLAARRSEHLQTLASALQNQYHITCTIYTLDVRDSLACKLAADDFIQQHGAPNIVIANAGVSRGTLTEHREDIPAFQAVMDINVMGMVHTFQPFIQAMIDAAKPNITTNSNVILNPQNSAKTAQLVGIASVAGIRGLPGAGAYSASKAAAISYLESLRVEMAVHHIAVTTIAPGYIRTPMTDVNQYKMPFLMDVDIAASKFVNAIEAKRRFVVIPWQMGLVARFMRLIPPFLWDWAMKKAPHKPRTNWDWL from the coding sequence ATGCAAAAAATCTTTATTACGGGCGCATCCAGCGGCATTGGCCAAGCATTAGCGCATGAGTACGCAAAACGCTATCAACATGCTGGATGCATCATTGGATTAGCGGCTAGACGTAGTGAGCACTTACAAACTTTAGCTTCAGCATTACAAAATCAATACCATATTACCTGTACGATTTACACTTTAGATGTACGCGACAGTTTGGCGTGCAAATTAGCTGCAGATGATTTTATACAACAACACGGCGCACCCAATATTGTGATTGCCAATGCTGGTGTTAGCCGCGGCACGTTGACTGAACATCGAGAAGATATACCGGCTTTTCAAGCGGTGATGGACATTAACGTGATGGGCATGGTGCACACTTTTCAACCATTTATTCAAGCGATGATTGATGCTGCAAAACCTAATATCACAACCAATAGCAATGTAATACTTAACCCTCAAAACAGTGCAAAAACTGCGCAATTAGTTGGCATCGCCAGCGTCGCAGGTATTCGTGGCTTACCTGGCGCGGGCGCATACAGTGCAAGTAAGGCCGCTGCAATTAGCTATTTAGAAAGCTTGCGTGTAGAAATGGCGGTACATCATATCGCTGTTACCACCATCGCTCCAGGTTATATTCGCACGCCGATGACTGACGTTAACCAGTACAAAATGCCATTTTTAATGGATGTAGATATTGCTGCGAGCAAGTTTGTAAACGCTATTGAAGCCAAGCGCCGCTTTGTGGTCATTCCGTGGCAAATGGGTTTGGTTGCAAGATTCATGCGTTTAATACCACCATTTTTGTGGGATTGGGCAATGAAAAAAGCGCCGCATAAACCAAGAACTAATTGGGATTGGTTGTAA
- a CDS encoding SPOR domain-containing protein, giving the protein MSKDYKPAAKRNGTSSKGNPFFTGLLVGILLGVGLSVGLTMYIKGTDSPFNEKKISQPNKDTLAEKLPKQKIATDNALPSEENPDDSAAKKTDNQFDFYTILPETESTVTEKEIKDRALTVKKDNYFLQVGAFPNEADADNMKAKLALQGFEAVVQTATIPEKGVWHRVRVGPLSDIDQINKIRGDLTTAGFNTDLIKVHTETKPQ; this is encoded by the coding sequence ATGAGCAAAGATTATAAACCCGCTGCGAAAAGAAACGGCACGAGTAGTAAAGGCAACCCGTTTTTTACCGGTTTGTTAGTTGGCATATTGTTAGGCGTTGGCTTGTCAGTTGGCTTGACCATGTACATTAAAGGCACGGATAGCCCTTTTAATGAAAAGAAAATATCTCAGCCGAATAAGGACACTTTAGCTGAAAAATTACCCAAACAAAAAATTGCTACCGATAACGCTTTACCGTCAGAAGAAAATCCGGATGATTCTGCTGCGAAAAAAACCGATAATCAATTCGATTTTTATACCATTCTGCCAGAGACTGAGAGTACCGTTACCGAAAAAGAAATAAAAGACCGCGCATTAACGGTTAAAAAAGACAATTATTTTCTGCAAGTTGGCGCGTTTCCAAATGAAGCAGATGCCGACAATATGAAAGCAAAATTAGCGCTGCAAGGCTTTGAAGCGGTTGTGCAAACGGCAACCATTCCAGAAAAAGGCGTTTGGCATCGCGTGCGCGTTGGGCCATTAAGTGATATTGATCAAATTAACAAGATTAGAGGCGATTTAACTACCGCTGGTTTTAATACTGATTTAATTAAAGTACATACTGAAACTAAACCGCAGTAA